From the genome of Candidatus Korarchaeota archaeon NZ13-K, one region includes:
- a CDS encoding exosome complex exonuclease Rrp41, whose translation MPLYFERRPERLITEGGVRTDGRLPYEMRPIKMMVGVLERADGSAFIEWGGNRILAAVFGPREVHPKHMVLPDRALVRARYNMAPFSTPERRRPGPDRRSIELSKVIREALKPAIFVENYPGAVIDIFVEVLRSDAGTRVAGVNAASLALASAGIAMRGLVAACSIGRVGDFIVVDPNHDEDMWGDSDMPLAMMMESEEITLLQADGTLTGDQFREALDLGRKAIRFIYEVQKEALKRPYQMVERSVGRLV comes from the coding sequence ATGCCCCTTTACTTTGAGAGGAGACCCGAGAGGTTGATAACAGAAGGGGGAGTCAGGACGGATGGAAGGCTCCCCTACGAGATGAGACCGATCAAGATGATGGTCGGCGTCTTGGAGAGAGCGGATGGCTCCGCCTTCATAGAGTGGGGAGGAAACAGGATACTGGCTGCGGTCTTCGGACCTAGGGAGGTCCATCCCAAGCACATGGTGCTCCCCGACAGGGCCCTGGTCAGGGCGAGGTACAACATGGCTCCATTCTCAACGCCTGAGAGGAGGAGGCCCGGACCTGACAGGAGGAGCATAGAGCTCTCAAAAGTCATAAGAGAAGCTCTGAAACCGGCTATATTCGTTGAAAACTATCCCGGAGCCGTAATAGACATATTCGTGGAGGTCCTGAGGTCCGATGCCGGCACTAGGGTGGCGGGGGTGAACGCCGCATCCCTGGCCCTGGCCAGCGCCGGAATAGCGATGAGAGGACTCGTGGCGGCATGCTCCATCGGCAGGGTAGGCGACTTCATAGTCGTGGACCCGAACCACGACGAGGACATGTGGGGAGACTCCGACATGCCTCTGGCCATGATGATGGAATCCGAGGAGATAACCCTGCTTCAGGCGGATGGCACGCTCACGGGGGACCAGTTCAGGGAGGCCCTCGACCTGGGTAGGAAGGCCATAAGGTTCATCTACGAGGTCCAGAAGGAGGCCCTGAAGAGACCCTATCAGATGGTTGAGAGGAGCGTCGGGAGGTTGGTGTGA
- a CDS encoding RNA-binding protein, which yields MSERVVLVRDREVVVPGQPLAKGRFRLGREVYVDEAGVIRSKKLGLAEFKDDEVSVVPLAGAYMPKEEDIVIGVVVKISGSTMLVDIRSPYQGAIPIPRSRIAERVDMRKYDLKVGDVILAKVRSFDGASSLILTIDSEGLGKLEGGYLLEINPAKVPRVIGKRQSMLSILKEKTRSEIIVANNGRVWVKPPSVKELVALEKALRKIEEESHVAGLSDRVTSLLSQELA from the coding sequence TTGAGTGAGAGAGTGGTCTTAGTGAGGGATAGGGAGGTCGTCGTGCCAGGACAGCCCCTGGCCAAGGGGAGGTTCAGGCTGGGTAGGGAAGTTTACGTTGATGAGGCCGGAGTGATAAGATCCAAGAAGTTGGGATTGGCGGAGTTCAAGGATGACGAGGTTTCCGTGGTTCCTCTGGCCGGGGCTTACATGCCCAAGGAGGAGGACATAGTGATAGGCGTTGTGGTCAAGATAAGCGGGAGCACCATGCTGGTGGACATAAGGTCGCCCTATCAGGGAGCCATACCCATACCCAGGAGCAGGATCGCCGAGAGGGTGGACATGAGGAAGTACGATCTCAAGGTGGGTGACGTAATACTCGCGAAGGTCAGGTCCTTCGATGGGGCCTCCTCCCTCATACTCACAATAGACTCCGAGGGCCTGGGGAAGCTCGAAGGAGGATATCTGCTCGAGATAAACCCAGCGAAGGTGCCTAGGGTAATAGGGAAGAGGCAATCCATGCTGTCCATATTGAAGGAGAAGACTAGGAGCGAGATAATAGTGGCCAACAATGGGAGGGTCTGGGTGAAGCCTCCCTCAGTCAAGGAGCTGGTGGCCCTCGAGAAGGCCCTGAGGAAGATAGAGGAGGAGTCCCACGTGGCGGGGTTGAGCGACAGGGTCACATCCCTCCTATCCCAGGAACTCGCGTAG
- a CDS encoding ribosome assembly factor SBDS, which translates to MPEPVIARITRAGKKFEIYVYPEKAYQFREGKSVDIKSVLAVEAVFTDAKKSEIAPTSDLKRFFGTTDVYSVAERILREGEVQLTAEYRRRLQEEKLRWIINYIHKNFVDPQTNLPHPPSRIERAMKEAKVKIDPMKEPEQQVKEVVDQLRKVLPLKTGQVKMVITVPSSAWAKARALLLGQGNILSEKWSEDGDKVTFTVEVPVGAQMLLLERIGEMGGQAKVE; encoded by the coding sequence TTGCCGGAACCCGTCATAGCCAGGATCACCCGGGCGGGGAAGAAATTTGAGATATACGTTTACCCGGAAAAGGCCTATCAGTTCAGGGAAGGGAAGAGTGTGGATATAAAGAGTGTGCTAGCGGTTGAGGCGGTTTTCACGGATGCCAAGAAGTCGGAGATCGCTCCCACTTCCGATCTGAAGAGGTTCTTCGGGACGACCGATGTATACAGTGTGGCTGAGAGGATACTCAGGGAGGGAGAGGTTCAGCTGACCGCCGAGTACCGCAGGAGGCTGCAGGAGGAGAAGCTGAGGTGGATAATAAACTACATACACAAGAACTTCGTCGACCCCCAGACGAACCTACCCCATCCCCCCTCCAGAATAGAGAGGGCGATGAAGGAGGCCAAGGTGAAGATAGACCCCATGAAGGAGCCCGAGCAGCAGGTCAAGGAGGTGGTTGATCAATTGAGGAAGGTGCTTCCGCTAAAGACGGGTCAGGTTAAGATGGTGATCACAGTTCCCTCCTCCGCTTGGGCGAAGGCTAGAGCCCTTCTACTCGGACAGGGCAATATTCTTTCCGAGAAGTGGTCAGAGGACGGTGATAAGGTCACGTTCACGGTTGAGGTCCCCGTTGGTGCCCAGATGCTGCTTCTTGAGAGGATAGGTGAGATGGGAGGGCAGGCCAAAGTTGAGTGA